A window of Spodoptera frugiperda isolate SF20-4 chromosome 17, AGI-APGP_CSIRO_Sfru_2.0, whole genome shotgun sequence contains these coding sequences:
- the LOC118276590 gene encoding pro-resilin yields the protein MTSMLNTRLFNYSLATIVLSRLGSKHLGHGVLHHDHHHEHHDHHDHGNGNHDHGDHHHHEPGMPFDFSYQVAEDGNDYSHNAISDGDITRGEYRVALPDGRTQIVKYTADWKNGFNAEVTYEGEARYPDQPAGGYGSGSASGNGYGSGSASGNGYNSGSGSTGGQAYVPPSQGGGYQY from the exons ATGACTTCTATGTTAAATACACGTTTATTTAACTACAGTTTGGCAACtattgttttgagccgtttggggtcgaAACACTTGGGCCATGGGGTCCTG CACCATGATCACCACCACGAGCACCATGATCACCACGACCACGGCAACGGCAACCACGACCACGGTGACCATCACCACCACGAGCCTGGCATGCCCTTCGACTTCTCTTACCAG GTGGCAGAAGATGGCAATGATTACAGCCACAACGCGATCTCCGACGGTGACATAACCAGGGGAGAGTACAGAGTGGCCCTGCCCGACGGTCGCACGCAGATCGTCAAGTACACAGCTGACTGGAAGAACGGATTCAACGCTGAG GTCACATACGAAGGTGAAGCCAGGTACCCTGACCAGCCAGCTGGCGGTTACGGCAGCGGCAGCGCGTCAGGAAACGGCTACGGCAGTGGAAGCGCATCCGGCAACGGCTACAACAGCGGATCCGGCAGCACCGGCGGCCAAGCCTACGTACCACCAAGCCAAGGCGGTGGCTACCAATACTAA
- the LOC118276848 gene encoding zinc finger protein 791 yields the protein MADTAKSGPPDNLEWIKQKLQTVWTAPKFCGLCLENRGNFSSVDMEFMIGRQTFSKCLQDILNYVFNEDIEEIMSSHYLCDGCTEKTIQAYLFMHNTRQLTKILNNCVSDIYSKVVDVNSQLDDTVTADAANVMIVLENDTDLCKTIIDVNSMTEVIPTATHIPMKVDQPPPVNQQPKIVQVTNSPVLIKRNMEENKQEPEPKVRKIAKPDGTPNISLKEGHIVIKPLSSVRNMAPRYNTYQCVHCPDIFTSYRSMKEHEKAKHKKAVFRCNLCDKSYNTQQYLNIHYKTHERAWCKLCQLILPEEELMDHLKANHANLVYPCKFCDLVYYTQESLDTHFKITHLVNDTKAKSQCVMCLRNFVEAELKKHKCKFSCSECFVMPCVHFKYLNSYREQILNHVNKIKCIDCDYVTRRKEHLIGHANREHLDHHPFTCADCGQQFYTKLSLKTHIVQFHEDLFCPYCDFEFKDMRTLDSHKKACKLVIRAFTCSQCEASFDVAEELTNHENLKHSEVVYACSLCKCKFLTDLELREHRARVHGGIQCKKRRKHIECSLCNIMFKSIKEMLEHEKSHDENDVYPCKVCSKKYKTLMKLYIHNQRHYTDRVKCNGCNKRVAASFYPQHAVRCPYARETTLGHVCEVCGKSFHLESLLKLHQKVHMDPEPCPHCNKVIKPASLKKHMEQFHGESPKERPAGRVVIECNLCGHVVRKKCDLEAHMNRYHLKIKPYVCPICSKDFCGKVRLKEHIATHTSDNNCFCSICGKKFANRVCLKMHFRMHTGEAPYSCDICGQKFRSSSMMKTHRLKKHLEKTVNCPLCDNMFFMARDMRHHFKKAHWKFKDGRPFNPRDVEELPKEMYYLFEDGRLPKLTSDL from the exons ATGGCAGACACAGCGAAGAGTGGACCCCCAGACAATTTGGAATGGATAAAACAAAAACTCCAGACAGTGTGGACCGCTCCAAAGTTCTGCGGTCTATGTCTGGAGAACAGAGGCAACTTCTCTTCCGTGGACATGGAATTTATGATTGGCCGGCAGACTTTTTCAAAGTGTCTTCAAGATATTTTGAACTATGTGTTCAATGAAGAT ATTGAAGAGATCATGTCAAGTCACTACTTATGCGATGGCTGTACGGAGAAGACGATACAGGCATATCTCTTCATGCACAACACAAGACAATTGACAAAAATCCTCAACAACTGTGTCTCAGACATTTATTCCAAAGTTGTTGATGTAAACTCACAGCTCGATGACACTGTCACTGCGGATGCTGCCAACGTAATGATTGTACTGGAAAATGACACAGACTTATGTAAAACAATCATTGATGTCAATTCTATGACCGAAGTCATTCCGACAGCAACCCATATTCCAATGAAAGTTGATCAGCCACCACCAGTAAATCAACAACCAAAGATTGTTCAAGTCACAAATTCACCGGTTCTAATCAAACGGAATATGgaagaaaataaacaagaacCGGAACCTAAAGTTAGGAAAATTGCAAAACCTGATGGCACTCCGAATATTAGTTTGAAAGAAGGTCACATTGTTATAAAACCATTGAGTTCGGTTCGCAACATGGCACCTCGGTACAACACATATCAATGCGTTCATTGTCCGGACATATTCACTTCTTACAGATCCATGAAGGAACATGAAAAGGCCAAGCACAAGAAGGCCGTGTTCCGCTGCAACCTATGTGATAAATCCTATAACACGCAGCAATACTTGAACATTCATTACAAGACTCATGAGAGAGCTTGGTGCAAACTCTGTCAGCTCATACTGCCAGAAGAAGAACTCATGGATCATTTGAAAGCAAATCATGCTAATCTGGTGTATCCGTGCAAATTTTGTGACCTAGTATACTATACCCAGGAGTCTCTGGATACTCATTTCAAAATTACCCATCTAGTGAATGATACGAAGGCGAAATCTCAATGTGTTATGTGTTTACGTAACTTTGTTGAAGCAGAATTAAAGAAACACAAGTGTAAATTTTCTTGCTCTGAATGTTTTGTGATGCCTTGTGTACACTTCAAATATTTGAATTCTTATAGGGAGCAAATCTTAAATCATGTGAACAAAATCAAGTGCATAGATTGTGATTATGTGACGCGACGGAAGGAGCATTTAATAGGTCACGCGAATAGGGAGCATTTAGACCATCATCCGTTTACATGTGCGGATTGCGGCCAGCAATTCTATACTAAGTTGAGCTTGAAGACCCATATTGTACAGTTCCATGAAGATCTTTTCTGCCCATACTGTGACTTTGAGTTCAAAGATATGAGGACATTGGACAGCCATAAAAAGGCGTGCAAACTCGTCATACGTGCATTCACGTGTTCGCAGTGTGAAGCATCGTTTGACGTCGCTGAAGAACTGACTAACCATGAGAATCTGAAGCACAGCGAAGTCGTTTACGCGTGTTCGCTTTGCAAGTGCAAATTCTTAACCGATTTAGAATTGCGAGAGCATCGCGCAAGAGTCCACGGCGGCATTCAATGCAAGAAGAGACGAAAACACATTGAGTGCTCTCTATGCAATATTATGTTCAAGAGCATAAAAGAAATGTTGGAACATGAGAAGTCGCATGATGAAAATGATGTGTATCCTTGCAAAGTCTGCTCGAAGAAATACAAAACGTTAATGAAGTTATACATTCATAATCAGAGGCATTACACAGACAGGGTGAAATGTAACGGATGTAATAAGCGGGTGGCTGCGTCGTTCTATCCGCAGCATGCAGTCAGGTGTCCGTACGCAAGGGAGACAACATTGGGTCATGTCTGTGAAGTTTGTGGCAAGTCCTTCCATCTAGAATCATTGCTAAAGTTGCACCAGAAGGTTCACATGGATCCTGAGCCATGCCCTCATTGCAACAAGGTTATAAAACCTGCTAGCCTCAAGAAACATATGGAGCAATTCCATGGAGAATCTCCAAAAGAGAGGCCTGCAGGCCGAGTAGTGATTGAATGTAATCTTTGTGGACATGTTGTAAGAAAGAAATGTGATTTAGAAGCTCATATGAACCGATATCACTTGAAAATCAAACCATATGTCTGTCCGATTTGCTCGAAAGATTTTTGTGGCAAAGTGAGGCTAAAGGAGCATATAGCGACACATACGTCTGATAATAACTGCTTCTGTTCTATTTGTGGGAAGAAGTTTGCGAACCGAGTGTGTTTGAAGATGCACTTTAGAATGCATACCGGTGAGGCACCTTATTCCTGTGACATTTGCGGTCAGAAATTCAGGTCTTCAAGTATGATGAAGACTCATAGGCTAAAGAAACATTTGGAGAAGACGGTCAACTGTCCCTTATGTGACAATATGTTCTTCATGGCGCGCGATATGCGACATCACTTCAAGAAAGCACATTGGAAGTTCAAAGATGGAAGGCCTTTTAATCCTAGAGATGTTGAGGAGTTGCCAAAAGAAATGTATTATCTCTTTGAGGATGGGAGACTGCCGAAACTTACTTCGGATCTATGA
- the LOC118276657 gene encoding zinc finger protein 26, giving the protein MEMINILLDPIISKSTCMLCFKHCENTIGLHESIEIHDEYLNINITLGNMMEKLFPTHDLLLPQACEECFNLIIKIFTLLEKQYFKTEIINQLVDNINEEIDKKENDRQTKKYKLKVNIPTFETIIETPKKELNSLPCSKCDMKFNSEVLLQKHFKMTHKDTNKANICDICGKIFNRSSALKAHLNCHKVKQCPYCSKILKSHSHYNLHLKNHSVLTKRKRLMKYYTCNSCDYRSLNKNTLEAHINKNHLNIRPYICDICQKGFYKKSHLTQHLLTHEKVKDKTCEICGDTFLNEKTLMEHLMIHSGQKPFKCDVCGAEFITSGRRLEHMKRKHLEKSECCLVCDKKFGLKKDLNAHLKHVHGAENYVLKLENNQTELQVIRVIK; this is encoded by the exons ATGGAAATGATAAATATTCTTTTAGATCcaataataagtaaaagtaCGTGcatgttatgttttaaacattgtGAAAATACGATAGGATTACACGAAAGTATAGAAATTCATGAcgaatacctaaatataaatataactttaggGAATATGATGGAAAAGTTATTTCCAACACAT GACCTGCTCCTACCACAAGCCTGTGAAGAGTGTTTCAATTtaatcatcaaaatatttacattattagaAAAACAGTATTTCAAAACTGAAATAATCAATCAGTTAGTTGACAACATCAATGAGGAAattgataaaaaagaaaatgacagacaaacaaagaaatataaactAAAGGTAAATATTCCAACCTTTGAAACTATAATTGAAACACCTAAGAAGGAATTAAATTCTTTGCCATGCAGCAAATGCGATATGAAATTTAATTCTGAAGTAttactacaaaaacattttaaaatgactCATAAGGACACTAACAAAGCAAACATCTGTGATATATGTGGGAAAATATTCAATAGAAGCTCAGCTTTAAAAGCTCATTTAAACTGCCACAAGGTAAAACAGTGTCCGTATTGCTCTAAAATTCTCAAATCTCATTCCcattacaatttacatttaaagaaCCACAGTGTTCTAACTAAAAGAAAGAGACTGATGAAATACTACACTTGTAACAGCTGCGACTATAGAAGTTTGAATAAAAACACGCTAGAAGCTCACATTAATAAAAACCATTTGAATATAAGACCTTACATATGTGATATATGCcaaaaaggtttttataaaaagagTCATTTGACTCAGCATTTGTTGACTCATGAAAAAGTTAAGGATAAGACTTGTGAGATCTGCGGTGATACATTTTTGAATGAAAAGACTTTGATGGAACATCTAATGATACATTCCGGACAGAAGCCTTTTAAGTGTGATGTTTGTGGAGCCGAGTTTATAACGTCGGGCCGGAGACTTGAACATATGAAAAGAAAGCATTTGGAAAAGTCTGAGTGTTGTCTAGTCTGTGATAAGAAGTTTGGCCTGAAAAAGGATTTGAATGCTCATTTAAAACATGTTCATGGTGCTGAAAATTATGTGCTTAAGTTAGAAAATAATCAAACCGAGTTGCAAGTTATAAGggtgataaaataa
- the LOC118276991 gene encoding oocyte zinc finger protein XlCOF6-like, producing the protein MRFMKMEDYKLKLKNIIHDAQYCGICIENDNTSMNAIDEDFEIIVNQQTRTKSLETIIETVFKETGSMLPSSLICNNCTEKLIQAYIFIENAKETFKIIKKYINDLFDKSNDILNHISDFQNESSNIVIVLENNKNKNSIKEIENNFTINKGELKIKECKAPETICSKFKCANCFLVLPSFKSLKLHKEVCEKQTYFCKLCSKTFQNKKLLDAHSKMHSKVRCKFCHEILQVNQLMDHLKTYHRESLHNCLKCNEVFYTVNTLQSHLENCEFNKDNQCLMCLETFEEGKLSSHTCKFSCPECSEVPCMHYKYLVSYREQVLKDTGKVKCLDCDYVCRKKELLLGHVNRKHLNHNPFTCDQCGQQFHSKMVLMSHIQRLHEEYFVCQYCDSEFSNQVLYETHVKSCESIKRRFTCDTCPASFDRSDNVLEHKKRRHGTNIFPCNICSKQFVRESKRNEHMAKVHSKVKMKNKLNADCVVCQRKFDSKGELVRHMKSHGPNTKYPCRICNTEYGTLRQFRAHNRKHNGPFTTCHICGKEMREILLKKHLLTHSDTIETCSTCGRSFENITLLKYHQKVHLESVPCLKCKKMVNPANLQRHWKRHLIQENPSLRRIEKKQPNLKCEQCDYKTWNNTLLDCHMNRHHLKVKPYVCHICSKDFIGKHLLKKHIETHNMKSVTCMVCLKSFANSICLKMHLRLHTGEKPFTCEICGDRFRSSSIMNVHKLKKHSDKSNVCPLCSNKFHTVRDLRRHVIKVHWKQKNKRFDPREVEGLDKEHYHLFHDGRRVKVAEEDIDFYMPC; encoded by the exons ATGAGGTTTATGAAAATGGaagattataaattaaaacttaagaaTATAATCCACGACGCACAATACTGTGGGATATGTATTGAAAATGACAATACGAGTATGAATGCGATAGATGAAGATTTCGAGATCATAGTAAATCAACAAACTCGGACCAAATCTTTGGAAACTATTATAGAAACCGTGTTTAAAGAG acTGGATCAATGCTACCAAGCTCGCTCATATGCAACAACTGTACAGAAAAACTAATTCaagcatatatttttattgaaaatgcaaaagaaacatttaaaataataaaaaaatatattaatgaccTGTTTGACAAAtcaaatgatattttaaatcacaTATCAGACTTTCAGAATGAGAGTTCAAACATTGTGAtagtattagaaaataataaaaataaaaattctatcaaagaaattgaaaataatttcaccATAAACAAAGgagaacttaaaataaaagaatgtaAAGCACCAGAGACAAtttgttccaaattcaaatgtgCTAACTGCTTTTTAGTGCTACCTTCTTTTAAATCATTGAAATTACACAAAGAAGTATGTGAGAAACAGACATATTTTTGCAAATTATGTTCTAAGACATTTCAGAATAAGAAATTATTGGATGCACATAGCAAAATGCACTCTAAAGTCAGATGCAAGTTTTGTCACGAAATCCTACAAGTGAATCAACTTATGGACCATTTGAAAACTTACCATAGAGAGTCTTTACACAATTGTTTGAAATGTAATGAAGTATTTTACACCGTAAACACTTTGCAAAGTCATCTAGAAAACTGTGAATTTAACAAAGACAATCAATGCTTAATGTGTTTAGAAACGTTTGAAGAAGGAAAACTAAGTTCCCATACTTGCAAGTTCAGCTGCCCAGAATGCTCTGAGGTACCGTGCATGCATTATAAGTACTTAGTGTCTTATAGAGAACAGGTTTTAAAAGACACTGGCAAAGTCAAATGTCTGGATTGTGACTATGTATGCAGAAAAAAAGAGCTTTTACTTGGCCATGTGAATCGAAAACATTTAAATCACAATCCGTTCACTTGTGATCAATGCGGGCAGCAGTTTCATTCGAAAATGGTCCTTATGTCGCACATCCAAAGGTTGCATgaagaatattttgtttgtcagtaTTGCGATTCAGAGTTCTCTAATCAAGTTTTATATGAGACTCATGTAAAATCCTGTGAAAGTATAAAAAGGAGGTTTACTTGTGATACATGTCCAGCTTCGTTTGATCGGTCTGATAATGTATTGGAGCATAAAAAGCGTAGACAtggtacaaatatttttccttGTAATATTTGCAGTAAACAGTTTGTTAGAGAATCTAAAAGAAATGAGCATATGGCTAAGGTACACAGCAAAGTTAAGATGAAGAATAAATTGAATGCAGACTGTGTTGTATGCCAAAGGAAATTTGATTCTAAAGGAGAGTTGGTCCGTCATATGAAATCTCATGGACCGAACACTAAATATCCTTGTAGGATATGCAATACAGAGTATGGCACTTTGAGACAGTTTAGAGCTCATAATCGCAAACACAACGGACCATTTACCACCTGCCATATCTGTGGTAAAGAAATGAGGGAGATTCTGCTAAAAAAACACCTACTAACACACTCAGATACTATAGAAACCTGCTCAACTTGTGGGAGGTCCTTTGAGAACATCACTCTATTAAAATACCACCAGAAAGTCCATTTAGAAAGCGTACCATGCCTGAAATGTAAGAAAATGGTGAACCCAGCCAATTTACAGAGACATTGGAAGAGGCATTTGATTCAAGAGAATCCTAGTCTACGTAGAATTGAGAAAAAGCAACCGAATTTGAAATGTGAACAGTGTGACTATAAGACTTGGAATAATACTCTTCTAGACTGTCATATGAACAGACACCACCTCAAAGTAAAGCCTTATGTGTGCCATATATGTAGCAAAGATTTCATCGGTAAACATTTACTGAAAAAACATATAGAAACACATAATATGAAGAGTGTAACTTGCATGGTGTGTCTCAAAAGCTTTGCCAATTCAATCTGTTTGAAAATGCATTTACGTTTGCATACTGGAGAGAAACCGTTCACTTGTGAAATATGTGGTGACCGATTCAGGTCTTCGAGTATAATGAATGTTCATAAGTTAAAAAAGCATTCGGATAAGAGTAATGTTTGTCCGTTATGTTCAAATAAGTTTCATACAGTTAGGGATTTGAGAAGGCATGTGATTAAAGTGCATTGGAAGCAGAAAAATAAGAGGTTTGACCCCCGAGAGGTAGAGGGGTTGGATAAAGAGCATTATCATTTGTTTCATGATGGTAGAAGGGTTAAAGTAGCTGAGGAagatattgatttttatatgccTTGTTGA